Proteins encoded in a region of the Triticum dicoccoides isolate Atlit2015 ecotype Zavitan chromosome 3A, WEW_v2.0, whole genome shotgun sequence genome:
- the LOC119268944 gene encoding receptor like protein 29-like, which translates to MPASIAVFLCLLSAAAAMDAAERETLFLVMDAVSSDRDWRSESPDPCGAPWPGLECKPAPGTAAPLHVTRLDFGVEPNPSCKDAAAFPPQVLTLPRLQSLFFVNCFNNPAAVTALVLPSANLSSSTLQQLSIRANPSLSGVMPPQLVRLRSLQVLTISQNGLVRGEIPRGIGELRSLVHLDLSYNSLSGPVPTRISELKGLVGLDLSYNALSGPIPGRIGDLRQLQKLDLSSNNLTGGIPDTVANLTSLTFLALSNNGLNGHFPPGLSALRNLQYLIMDNNPMGVPLPSELGSLARLQELRLAGSGYSGPIPAAFGQLASLTTLSLEDNNLTGEIPAGLSRLHRIYHLNLSNNGLGGAVPFDGAFLRRLGRNLDLSGNSGLCLDVVRDVGVGVAACHGGGGGDGSLARDSVSSAARGVMARGSTDSFRFRLLGPVCVVVISCIFFPPNGYA; encoded by the coding sequence ATGCCGGCCTCCATCGCGGTCTTCCTGTGCCTGCTCTCGGCGGCCGCGGCCATGGACGCGGCGGAGAGGGAGACGCTGTTCCTCGTCATGGACGCCGTGTCCTCCGACCGGGACTGGCGCTCCGAGAGCCCCGACCCCTGCGGCGCGCCCTGGCCGGGGCTCGAGTGCAAGCCGGCGCCGGGCACCGCGGCGCCGCTGCACGTCACGCGGCTGGACTTCGGCGTGGAGCCCAACCCGTCGTGCAAGGACGCGGCCGCCTTCCCGCCCCAGGTGCTCACCCTGCCCCGCCTCCAGTCCCTCTTCTTCGTCAACTGCTTCAACAACCCGGCCGCCGTCACCGCCCTCGTCCTCCCTTCCGCCAACCTCTCGTCCTCCACCCTGCAGCAGCTCAGCATCCGGGCCAACCCCTCGCTGTCCGGCGTCATGCCGCCGCAGCTCGTCAGGCTCAGGTCCCTCCAGGTGCTCACCATCTCCCAGAACGGCCTCGTCCGTGGCGAGATCCCGCGGGGCATCGGCGAGCTCAGGTCGCTCGTGCACCTCGACCTCAGCTACAACTCCCTCTCCGGGCCGGTGCCGACCCGGATCAGCGAGCTCAAGGGCTTGGTCGGCCTCGACCTCAGCTACAACGCGCTGTCCGGCCCCATCCCTGGCCGGATCGGCGACCTGCGCCAGCTGCAGAAGCTGGACCTGAGCTCCAACAACCTCACCGGCGGCATTCCGGACACCGTCGCCAACCTCACCTCCCTCACCTTCCTGGCGCTAAGCAACAACGGCCTCAATGGGCACTTCCCTCCTGGCCTCTCCGCTCTCCGGAATCTCCAGTACCTGATCATGGACAACAACCCGATGGGCGTCCCGCTGCCGTCCGAGCTCGGCAGCCTCGCCCGTCTTCAAGAACTCCGGCTAGCCGGCTCCGGCTACTCGGGGCCGATACCGGCGGCGTTTGGACAGCTGGCGAGCCTGACGACGCTTTCGCTCGAAGACAACAACCTCACGGGCGAGATTCCCGCGGGGCTGAGCAGGCTGCACAGGATATACCACCTGAACCTGAGCAACAACGGGCTGGGCGGGGCCGTGCCGTTCGACGGCGCGTTCCTGCGGCGGCTCGGCCGCAACCTCGACCTCAGCGGCAACTCGGGGCTGTGCCTGGACGTCGTGCGGGACGTCGGCGTCGGCGTTGCTGcctgccatggcggcggcggcggtgatggttCCTTGGCGCGTGACTCGGTGAGCAGTGCTGCCAGGGGAGTGATGGCGAGAGGCTCCACGGACAGTTTCCGGTTTCGCCTGCTCGGCCCAGTGTGCGTGGTAGTGATCTCCTGCATCTTTTTTCCTCCGAATGGGTATGCGTAG
- the LOC119268945 gene encoding protein VTE6, chloroplastic-like, with protein sequence MACGLLPLLHGPLSSPPRPLVPSRSPSLLAPGTLPLAPRRSRVSRHLSPAPPRALPDIAAAAAGLRDAVAGAFQASPPTWSSAATTNVAIFVAGTPLLLSGLSASGIAAAYVLGTLTWRAFGARAYLLVAAYFVVGTAVTKLKIKQKEALGVAEKKGGRRGPGSVIGSSAAGCVCALLSVYNVGGGAFAELWTLGFVASFCTKLSDTVSSEIGKAYGRTTYLVTTFKIVPRGTEGAVSVEGTLAGIVASTFLAGIGYILGQVNLPQGVLCVLASQIANFGESLIGATLQDKEGFEWLNNDVVNVVNISAGAVLAALMQQLLVSWRS encoded by the exons ATGGCGTGCGGTCTCCTGCCGCTGCTCCACGGCCCCCTCTCCTCTCCGCCTCGTCCCCTCGTCCCCTCCCGCTCCCCCTCCCTCCTCGCGCCCGGGACCCTGCCCCTAGCCCCTCGCCGGAGCAGGGTTTCGCGTCACCTGTCCCCTGCCCCTCCGCGCGCGCTCCCGGACattgccgcggcggcggcgggcctcCGGGACGCGGTCGCCGGCGCCTTCCAGGCGTCCCCGCCTACGTGGAGCTCGGCTGCCACAACCAACGTCGCCATCTTCGTCGCGGGCACGCCGCTGCTCCTCTCCGGCCTCTCCGCCTCCGGCATCGCGGCCGCCTACGTCCTCGGCACCCTCACGTGGCGCGCATTTGGGGCCCGGGCTTACCTCCTCGTCGCCGCCTACTTCGTGGTG GGCACAGCAGTGACCAAGTTAAAGATAAAACAAAAAGAAGCTTTGGGAGTGGCTGAGAaaaaaggaggaaggagaggtcctGGTAGTGTTATTGGTTCTAGTGCTGCTGGTTGTGTCTGTGCTCTCCTATCAGTATATAATGTGGGCGGGGGAGCATTCGCGGAACTCTGGACACTTGGCTTTGTTGCAAGTTTCTGTACTAAACTCAGTGATACAGTTTCCAGTGAAATAGGGAAGGCATATGGAAGAACAAC TTACCTAGTGACAACATTTAAGATTGTTCCAAGAGGTACAGAAGGTGCAGTCAGTGTTGAGGGCACTCTTGCTGGAATTGTAGCATCAACGTTTCTGGCAGGGATTGGTTATATTTTGGGGCAG GTAAATCTACCACAGGGTGTGCTATGTGTTCTTGCATCCCAGATTGCAAATTTTGGCGAGAGTTTGATTGGCGCAACGCTGCAGGATAAGGAAGGTTTTGAATGG CTGAACAATGATGTTGTCAACGTGGTCAATATCTCGGCCGGCGCCGTTTTGGCTGCTCTAATGCAGCAGCTGCTAGTGAGCTGGCGCTCATGA